A region of Gracilinanus agilis isolate LMUSP501 chromosome 3, AgileGrace, whole genome shotgun sequence DNA encodes the following proteins:
- the CD164L2 gene encoding CD164 sialomucin-like 2 protein, whose translation MAVPGPLALRAALCSTCCCLLLCAQLAAAGKGGRGLGRGGLLRLNIWGPAAVAECKQLESCRRCVEGEPTRNISGCVWEHCGGEEPEHGHCVTREEGAKEGCSVYNRTALCPAAPQSPTQEPKAFTSGSPATVPPLDSHTPGFDGASFVGGIVLVLSVQAVTFFFIRFVRAKDSTYQTL comes from the exons ATGGCCGTGCCGGGGCCCCTGGCCCTCCGGGCTGCGCTGTGCAGCACCTGCTGCTGCCTCCTGCTCTGTGCCCAGCTCGCAGCAGCCG gtAAAGGAGGTAGAGGCTTGGGCAGAGGGGGCCTGCTCCGCCTTAACATCTGGGGCCCTGCTGCCGTTGCAGAATGCAAGCAGCTGGAATCCTGCAGGCGCTGCGTGGAGGGGGAACCCACTCGAAACATCTCAGGCTGTGTGTGGGAGCACTGTGGGGGAGAGGAGCCAG aaCATGGTCATTGTGTAACTCGGGAAGAGGGAGCCAAGGAAGGCTGCTCTGTCTATAACAGAACAGCTCTGTGCCCAG CTGCTCCACAGTCACCCACCCAGGAGCCAAAGGCATTCACATCAG GCAGCCCTGCCACGGTCCCCCCGCTGGACTCGCACACGCCTGGCTTCGATGGGGCCAGCTTCGTTGGGGGCATCGTGCTGGTGTTGAGTGTGCAGGCTGTAACTTTCTTCTTCATCCGTTTTGTTCGGGCCAAGGACAGCACCTATCAGACACTGTAA